A genomic stretch from Megachile rotundata isolate GNS110a chromosome 1, iyMegRotu1, whole genome shotgun sequence includes:
- the Pfas gene encoding phosphoribosylformylglycinamidine synthase isoform X2 — protein MAIIRFYKIPGLKSGQLKNKFNDLTHISNLITGLETELCYYVEIKESLSNEELKVLKWILTPPLEPDNLKNNSIFDEELDSYLIIEIGPRLNFSTAFSSNAVSICKSVHLHKITRIEVTTRYCIKHNGVIDKNVENAIIDALHDRMTQCRYLKPIETFDHGFRPEKWFEVDILKNGRKALEDVNSKLGLAFDSWDLDFYTDLFLNKLKRNPTSVECFDLAQSNSEHSRHWFFKGSMIIDGEEMKESLIDMIIETQKYSNPNNTIKFSDNSSAIKGYQIKTLRPNETFTCSPFCLESVDQDLIFTAETHNFPTGVAPFSGATTGTGGRLRDIQGVGRGGFYIAGTAGYSVGNLHIPGYDLPWEEKNVPYPNNMASPLEIIIEASNGASDYGNKFGEPVICGFARSFGMTDHMGVRREWIKPIMFSGGLGTMDSNMSQKVSPQKGMEVIKVGGPVYRIGVGGGAASSIEVQGDNKSELDFGAVQRGDPEMEQKLNRVVRACTEMGQKNPILSIHDQGAGGNGNVLKELVEPAGAVIFAKKFELGDPSISTLELWGAEYQENDAILCKPEDVNLLKEIAAREKCPINFVGTVTGNGKIILSEESDCDASKYLSGNYEPETRHPVDLDLELVLGKMPRKTFNFQRQVINFPAVELPPSLTVPVALERVLRLPSVGSKRYLTNKVDRCVTGLIAQQQCVGPLHTPLADVAVTAISHFSTVGIATSIGEQPIKSLVNPTAGARMTVAEALSNLVFARISHIQDIKCSGNWMWAAKLPGEGAALYDACTAMCTFMNELGVAIDGGKDSLSMAARIGKDVVKAPGTLVVSCYVRCPDIQQAITPDLKAPAAGKSGYILFVDLSDGQSRIGGTALAQVYNFLGNDVPDIRQVSTFKNAFKATQRLITEGKILAGHDISDGGLIVCLLEMCFAGISGMNINISHKAGSPLEILFAEEIGWILEVDKENHNYVLDIFKQFNIPIYTIGRSKGFGLSSDINIKVDGKTVLDSTVLSLMTLWEDTSYQLERRQTNVDCAFEEFEGLKSRTAPAYKLTFNPDVKILNVQENLSSNIMVAVIREEGINGDREMAASLIQAGFEVWDVTMQDLLQNKVTFDRFKGIIFPGGFSYADVLGSAKGWAASLLFHPSLQKQLKAFISREDTFSLGVCNGCQLMSLLGWIGNEPDEVGKPDVYLDHNISERFECRWSTVKINKSPSIMLNGMENSVLGVWVAHGEGRFTFRNNEALKKLKDNHCVAIKYTDDYGNPTERYPLNPNGSTEGIAAICSADGRHLAMMPHPERCTQMWQWPWKPVNWKYKISPWQRIFDNAYAWCASKC, from the exons atGGCTATCataagattttataaaatacctGGTTTAAAATCAGGtcaacttaaaaataaattcaatgatTTGACTCATATATCAAATCTAATAACTGGCTTAGAAACTGAGTTGTGTTATTATGTTGAAATAAAAGAATCTTTAAGCAATGAAGAGCTAAAAGTATTAAAGTGGATTTTAACTCCTCCACTGGAAccggataatttaaaaaataatagtatatttGATGAAGAATTGGATAGCTATCTAATTATTGAAATTGGTCCAAG GTTGAATTTTTCCACAGCATTCTCCAGTAATGCTGTATCGATTTGTAAATCAGtacatttacataaaataactaGAATTGAAGTCACAACTAGATATTGCATTAAACATAATGGTGTAATTGATAAGAACGTGGAAAATGCT atAATAGATGCTTTGCATGACAGAATGACTCAGTGCAGATACCTGAAACCAATAGAAACATTTGATCATGGTTTTAGACCAGAAAAGTGGTTTGAAgtagatattttgaaaaatggaagaaaagcACTAGAAGATGTAAATTCAAAATTAG GTTTGGCATTTGACAGTTGGGACTTAGATTTTTATACAGATTTGTTTCTCAACAAATTAAAGCGCAACCCAACTAGTGTTGAGTGCTTTGATTTAGCACAGTCTAATAGTGAACATAGTCGTCATTGGTTTTTCAAAGGTTCAATGATTATTGATGGTGAAGAAATGAAAGAATCATTAATTGATATGATTATAGAAACACAAAAGTATTCAAATCCAAACAATACAATTAAATTTAGTGACAATAGCAGTGCCATAAAGGGATATCAAATAAAAACACTGCGACCAAATGAAACTTTTACTTGTAGTCCTTTTTGCTTGGAAAGTGTAGATCAAGATCTTATATTTACTGCAGAAACTCATAATTTTCCAACTGGTGTTGCTCCATTTAG TGGAGCTACAACTGGAACAGGAGGGAGATTAAGAGATATTCAAGGTGTTGGTAGAGGCGGATTTTACATTGCTGGAACTGCTGGATATTCCGTTGGTAATTTGCATATTCCAG gatATGATCTACCATGGGAAGAGAAAAATGTACCATATCCCAATAACATGGCTTCACcattagaaattattattgaagcTAGTAATGGAGCATCTGATTATGGTAACAAATTTGGAGAACCAGTTATATGCGGTTTTGCTCGTTCTTTTGGGATGACGGATCATATGGGCGTTAGACGTGAATGGATTAAACCTATTATGTTTAGTGGAGGACTTGGCACAATGGATAGTAATATGTCACAGAAAGTTTCTCCACAAAaag GTATGGAAGTCATAAAAGTCGGTGGTCCTGTATATAGAATTGGTGTAGGGGGTGGTGCAGCAAGTTCAATTGAG GTACAAGGTGACAATAAATCAGAATTAGATTTTGGAGCAGTGCAAAGGGGTGATCCTGAAAtggaacaaaaattaaatagagTCGTTCGAGCATGCACTGAAATGGGACAAAAAAATCCAATACTTAGTATACATGACCAAGGAGCTGGAGGAAATG GTAATGTCTTGAAAGAATTAGTGGAACCTGCAGGTGCAGTGATCTTTGCAAAGAAATTTGAATTAGGAGATCCAAGTATCAGCACCTTAGAACTGTGGGGAGCTGAATATCAGGAAAATGATGCAATTTTATGCAAACCAGAAGATGTTAATTTGCTGAAAGAAATAGCGGCGCGAGAAAAATGTCCTATTAACTTTGTTGGAACAGTTACGGGGAATGGAAAGATCATTCTTTCAGAAGAAAGTGATTGTGACGCTTCAAAGTATTTAAGCGGAAATTACGAACCGGAAACAAGACATCCAGTTGATTTAGATTTAGAACTGGTACTTGGAAAAATGCCCCGTAAG ACCTTCAATTTTCAAAGACAAGTAATAAATTTCCCTGCTGTGGAACTACCACCAAGTTTAACTGTACCAGTTGCATTGGAAAGAGTCTTACGTTTACCTTCAGTTGGAAGTAAACGGTATTTGACTAATAAGGTTGATCGTTGTGTTACGGGATTAATTGCACAGCAGCAGTGTGTTGGTCCTTTACATACCCCTCTCGCTGATGTTGCTGTAACTgcaatttctcatttttctaCG GTTGGTATAGCAACTTCTATTGGAGAACAGCCAATAAAGAGTCTCGTGAATCCAACAGCAGGAGCTCGTATGACCGTAGCGGAAGCATTGAGTAATTTAGTTTTTGCACGTATTTCTCATATACAG GATATCAAGTGCAGTGGAAATTGGATGTGGGCTGCTAAATTACCAGGGGAAGGAGCTGCGTTGTACGATGCATGTACTGCTATGTGTACTTTTATGAATGAATTAGGTGTCGCAATTGATGGTGGAAAGGATTCTCTTAGCATGGCTGCACGAATCGGTAAAGATGTTGTTAAAGCACCGGGAACACTCGTAGTTTCTTGCTATGTCCGATGTCCTGATATTCAACAGGCAA TTACACCTGATTTAAAAGCACCTGCTGCAGGAAAAAGTGGTTACATATTGTTCGTCGATTTATCAGATGGTCAGAGTCGAATTGGTGGTACAGCTTTAGCTCAGGTTTATAATTTTCTTGGTAATGATGTTCCTGATATTCGACAAGTTAGTACCTTTAAAAATGCATTCAAAGCCACTCAACGTTTGATCACAG AAGGAAAAATATTAGCGGGCCATGATATTAGTGACGGTGGACTTATCGTGTGCCTTTTGGAAATGTGTTTTGCTGGTATTTCTGGAATGAATATTAACATCTCTCATAAAGCAGGTTCACcgcttgaaattttatttgctgAAGAAATTGGATGGATATTAGAAGTTGATAAAGAAAATCATAATTATGTTTTGgatatatttaaacaatttaacatTCCTATATATACAATTGGACGATCCAAAGGATTTGGATTATCATCAGAC ATAAATATCAAAGTGGATGGGAAAACAGTCTTGGATTCAACAGTTTTATCTTTAATGACTTTATGGGAAGACACTAGTTATCAATTAGAACGTAGACAAACGAATGTTGACTGTGCATTTGAAGAGTTTGAGGGATTGAAATCCAGGACAGCACCAGCTTATAAGTTAACATTTAATCCTGACGTGAAAATTTTGAACGTTCAAGAAAATCTATCTT CAAATATTATGGTTGCCGTGATAAGAGAAGAAGGAATAAATGGTGACAGAGAAATGGCTGCTTCTTTAATACAAGCTGGTtttgaagtttgggatgtaacaatGCAAGATCTGTTACAGAATAAAGTTACATTTGATAGATTTAAGGGTATCATATTTCCTGGTGGTTTCAGTTATGCAG ATGTTCTGGGTTCTGCTAAAGGATGGGCTGCAAGTCTTTTATTCCATCCATCTCTACAAAAGCAATTAAAAGCATTTATTTCTCGCGAAGATACATTCAGTTTAGGAGTTTGCAATGGGTGCCAATTGATGTCTTTACTTGGATGGATAGGAAATGAACCTG aTGAAGTTGGCAAGCCAGACGTTTACTTAGATCATAATATATCAGAAAGATTCGAATGTCGATGGAGTaccgttaaaattaataaatcgcCATCGATCATGTTGAATGGAATGGAGAATAGTGTTTTAGGAGTATGGGTCGCACACGGCGAAGGAAGATTCACATTTAGAAATAACGAGGCTTTAAAAAAACTAAAGGATAATCACTGTGTAGCTATTAAATATACTGATGATTACGGTAATCCTACCGAACGATATCCTCTTAATCCTAATGGAAGTACAG AGGGTATTGCTGCAATTTGCTCCGCGGATGGTAGACATTTAGCAATGATGCCACATCCTGAACGCTGTACTCAAATGTGGCAGTGGCCTTGGAAACCCGtaaattggaaatataaaatttcaccaTGGCAGCGTATTTTTGATAATGCATATGCATGGTGTGCCTCAAAATGTTAA
- the Pfas gene encoding phosphoribosylformylglycinamidine synthase isoform X1 translates to MAIIRFYKIPGLKSGQLKNKFNDLTHISNLITGLETELCYYVEIKESLSNEELKVLKWILTPPLEPDNLKNNSIFDEELDSYLIIEIGPRLNFSTAFSSNAVSICKSVHLHKITRIEVTTRYCIKHNGVIDKNVENAIIDALHDRMTQCRYLKPIETFDHGFRPEKWFEVDILKNGRKALEDVNSKLGLAFDSWDLDFYTDLFLNKLKRNPTSVECFDLAQSNSEHSRHWFFKGSMIIDGEEMKESLIDMIIETQKYSNPNNTIKFSDNSSAIKGYQIKTLRPNETFTCSPFCLESVDQDLIFTAETHNFPTGVAPFSGATTGTGGRLRDIQGVGRGGFYIAGTAGYSVGNLHIPGYDLPWEEKNVPYPNNMASPLEIIIEASNGASDYGNKFGEPVICGFARSFGMTDHMGVRREWIKPIMFSGGLGTMDSNMSQKVSPQKGMEVIKVGGPVYRIGVGGGAASSIEVQGDNKSELDFGAVQRGDPEMEQKLNRVVRACTEMGQKNPILSIHDQGAGGNGNVLKELVEPAGAVIFAKKFELGDPSISTLELWGAEYQENDAILCKPEDVNLLKEIAAREKCPINFVGTVTGNGKIILSEESDCDASKYLSGNYEPETRHPVDLDLELVLGKMPRKTFNFQRQVINFPAVELPPSLTVPVALERVLRLPSVGSKRYLTNKVDRCVTGLIAQQQCVGPLHTPLADVAVTAISHFSTVGIATSIGEQPIKSLVNPTAGARMTVAEALSNLVFARISHIQDIKCSGNWMWAAKLPGEGAALYDACTAMCTFMNELGVAIDGGKDSLSMAARIGKDVVKAPGTLVVSCYVRCPDIQQVVTPDLKAPAAGKSGYILFVDLSDGQSRIGGTALAQVYNFLGNDVPDIRQVSTFKNAFKATQRLITEGKILAGHDISDGGLIVCLLEMCFAGISGMNINISHKAGSPLEILFAEEIGWILEVDKENHNYVLDIFKQFNIPIYTIGRSKGFGLSSDINIKVDGKTVLDSTVLSLMTLWEDTSYQLERRQTNVDCAFEEFEGLKSRTAPAYKLTFNPDVKILNVQENLSSNIMVAVIREEGINGDREMAASLIQAGFEVWDVTMQDLLQNKVTFDRFKGIIFPGGFSYADVLGSAKGWAASLLFHPSLQKQLKAFISREDTFSLGVCNGCQLMSLLGWIGNEPDEVGKPDVYLDHNISERFECRWSTVKINKSPSIMLNGMENSVLGVWVAHGEGRFTFRNNEALKKLKDNHCVAIKYTDDYGNPTERYPLNPNGSTEGIAAICSADGRHLAMMPHPERCTQMWQWPWKPVNWKYKISPWQRIFDNAYAWCASKC, encoded by the exons atGGCTATCataagattttataaaatacctGGTTTAAAATCAGGtcaacttaaaaataaattcaatgatTTGACTCATATATCAAATCTAATAACTGGCTTAGAAACTGAGTTGTGTTATTATGTTGAAATAAAAGAATCTTTAAGCAATGAAGAGCTAAAAGTATTAAAGTGGATTTTAACTCCTCCACTGGAAccggataatttaaaaaataatagtatatttGATGAAGAATTGGATAGCTATCTAATTATTGAAATTGGTCCAAG GTTGAATTTTTCCACAGCATTCTCCAGTAATGCTGTATCGATTTGTAAATCAGtacatttacataaaataactaGAATTGAAGTCACAACTAGATATTGCATTAAACATAATGGTGTAATTGATAAGAACGTGGAAAATGCT atAATAGATGCTTTGCATGACAGAATGACTCAGTGCAGATACCTGAAACCAATAGAAACATTTGATCATGGTTTTAGACCAGAAAAGTGGTTTGAAgtagatattttgaaaaatggaagaaaagcACTAGAAGATGTAAATTCAAAATTAG GTTTGGCATTTGACAGTTGGGACTTAGATTTTTATACAGATTTGTTTCTCAACAAATTAAAGCGCAACCCAACTAGTGTTGAGTGCTTTGATTTAGCACAGTCTAATAGTGAACATAGTCGTCATTGGTTTTTCAAAGGTTCAATGATTATTGATGGTGAAGAAATGAAAGAATCATTAATTGATATGATTATAGAAACACAAAAGTATTCAAATCCAAACAATACAATTAAATTTAGTGACAATAGCAGTGCCATAAAGGGATATCAAATAAAAACACTGCGACCAAATGAAACTTTTACTTGTAGTCCTTTTTGCTTGGAAAGTGTAGATCAAGATCTTATATTTACTGCAGAAACTCATAATTTTCCAACTGGTGTTGCTCCATTTAG TGGAGCTACAACTGGAACAGGAGGGAGATTAAGAGATATTCAAGGTGTTGGTAGAGGCGGATTTTACATTGCTGGAACTGCTGGATATTCCGTTGGTAATTTGCATATTCCAG gatATGATCTACCATGGGAAGAGAAAAATGTACCATATCCCAATAACATGGCTTCACcattagaaattattattgaagcTAGTAATGGAGCATCTGATTATGGTAACAAATTTGGAGAACCAGTTATATGCGGTTTTGCTCGTTCTTTTGGGATGACGGATCATATGGGCGTTAGACGTGAATGGATTAAACCTATTATGTTTAGTGGAGGACTTGGCACAATGGATAGTAATATGTCACAGAAAGTTTCTCCACAAAaag GTATGGAAGTCATAAAAGTCGGTGGTCCTGTATATAGAATTGGTGTAGGGGGTGGTGCAGCAAGTTCAATTGAG GTACAAGGTGACAATAAATCAGAATTAGATTTTGGAGCAGTGCAAAGGGGTGATCCTGAAAtggaacaaaaattaaatagagTCGTTCGAGCATGCACTGAAATGGGACAAAAAAATCCAATACTTAGTATACATGACCAAGGAGCTGGAGGAAATG GTAATGTCTTGAAAGAATTAGTGGAACCTGCAGGTGCAGTGATCTTTGCAAAGAAATTTGAATTAGGAGATCCAAGTATCAGCACCTTAGAACTGTGGGGAGCTGAATATCAGGAAAATGATGCAATTTTATGCAAACCAGAAGATGTTAATTTGCTGAAAGAAATAGCGGCGCGAGAAAAATGTCCTATTAACTTTGTTGGAACAGTTACGGGGAATGGAAAGATCATTCTTTCAGAAGAAAGTGATTGTGACGCTTCAAAGTATTTAAGCGGAAATTACGAACCGGAAACAAGACATCCAGTTGATTTAGATTTAGAACTGGTACTTGGAAAAATGCCCCGTAAG ACCTTCAATTTTCAAAGACAAGTAATAAATTTCCCTGCTGTGGAACTACCACCAAGTTTAACTGTACCAGTTGCATTGGAAAGAGTCTTACGTTTACCTTCAGTTGGAAGTAAACGGTATTTGACTAATAAGGTTGATCGTTGTGTTACGGGATTAATTGCACAGCAGCAGTGTGTTGGTCCTTTACATACCCCTCTCGCTGATGTTGCTGTAACTgcaatttctcatttttctaCG GTTGGTATAGCAACTTCTATTGGAGAACAGCCAATAAAGAGTCTCGTGAATCCAACAGCAGGAGCTCGTATGACCGTAGCGGAAGCATTGAGTAATTTAGTTTTTGCACGTATTTCTCATATACAG GATATCAAGTGCAGTGGAAATTGGATGTGGGCTGCTAAATTACCAGGGGAAGGAGCTGCGTTGTACGATGCATGTACTGCTATGTGTACTTTTATGAATGAATTAGGTGTCGCAATTGATGGTGGAAAGGATTCTCTTAGCATGGCTGCACGAATCGGTAAAGATGTTGTTAAAGCACCGGGAACACTCGTAGTTTCTTGCTATGTCCGATGTCCTGATATTCAACAG GTAGTTACACCTGATTTAAAAGCACCTGCTGCAGGAAAAAGTGGTTACATATTGTTCGTCGATTTATCAGATGGTCAGAGTCGAATTGGTGGTACAGCTTTAGCTCAGGTTTATAATTTTCTTGGTAATGATGTTCCTGATATTCGACAAGTTAGTACCTTTAAAAATGCATTCAAAGCCACTCAACGTTTGATCACAG AAGGAAAAATATTAGCGGGCCATGATATTAGTGACGGTGGACTTATCGTGTGCCTTTTGGAAATGTGTTTTGCTGGTATTTCTGGAATGAATATTAACATCTCTCATAAAGCAGGTTCACcgcttgaaattttatttgctgAAGAAATTGGATGGATATTAGAAGTTGATAAAGAAAATCATAATTATGTTTTGgatatatttaaacaatttaacatTCCTATATATACAATTGGACGATCCAAAGGATTTGGATTATCATCAGAC ATAAATATCAAAGTGGATGGGAAAACAGTCTTGGATTCAACAGTTTTATCTTTAATGACTTTATGGGAAGACACTAGTTATCAATTAGAACGTAGACAAACGAATGTTGACTGTGCATTTGAAGAGTTTGAGGGATTGAAATCCAGGACAGCACCAGCTTATAAGTTAACATTTAATCCTGACGTGAAAATTTTGAACGTTCAAGAAAATCTATCTT CAAATATTATGGTTGCCGTGATAAGAGAAGAAGGAATAAATGGTGACAGAGAAATGGCTGCTTCTTTAATACAAGCTGGTtttgaagtttgggatgtaacaatGCAAGATCTGTTACAGAATAAAGTTACATTTGATAGATTTAAGGGTATCATATTTCCTGGTGGTTTCAGTTATGCAG ATGTTCTGGGTTCTGCTAAAGGATGGGCTGCAAGTCTTTTATTCCATCCATCTCTACAAAAGCAATTAAAAGCATTTATTTCTCGCGAAGATACATTCAGTTTAGGAGTTTGCAATGGGTGCCAATTGATGTCTTTACTTGGATGGATAGGAAATGAACCTG aTGAAGTTGGCAAGCCAGACGTTTACTTAGATCATAATATATCAGAAAGATTCGAATGTCGATGGAGTaccgttaaaattaataaatcgcCATCGATCATGTTGAATGGAATGGAGAATAGTGTTTTAGGAGTATGGGTCGCACACGGCGAAGGAAGATTCACATTTAGAAATAACGAGGCTTTAAAAAAACTAAAGGATAATCACTGTGTAGCTATTAAATATACTGATGATTACGGTAATCCTACCGAACGATATCCTCTTAATCCTAATGGAAGTACAG AGGGTATTGCTGCAATTTGCTCCGCGGATGGTAGACATTTAGCAATGATGCCACATCCTGAACGCTGTACTCAAATGTGGCAGTGGCCTTGGAAACCCGtaaattggaaatataaaatttcaccaTGGCAGCGTATTTTTGATAATGCATATGCATGGTGTGCCTCAAAATGTTAA